In Malassezia japonica chromosome 2, complete sequence, one DNA window encodes the following:
- the BBC1 gene encoding assembly of actin patch protein (EggNog:ENOG503NY4M; COG:U) — MSFPAYVQSIVKYKSPHPQDLSFVKGATIRVLGLAERPTDDDDDDDEEDRWYIGELIDRSRKGQFPASLVTPVDAPREEQEDAAAVKTAAPPNLDSTAAPAPVAVPLSTLPTSAIAPETSGADDVAPSVPKEQDTVPGLEHAMQHASLSDTAAPSGAHVPVPEAPTAGERAPQVAPGLESVPASEPSDVPAVAAPAPSVPESATSPTTAPEVAPAAPATQTEPEPKAALAEEPKASEAAAPAAPKEPASEAPPQAARVPDADAPDPSRMSLRDRIAAFNKSAEKAPPPIPKGKPGGWKRPPPPENGQKPPMPATAEAAIPAAAPPPHATADPTEVDAVRNDTSGSFSASDAKSSIKMSLKERMAALQRTDAEAKAAAPPPPRKLSRDVPVEEAGAEAEEPSEDEAARRAALAQRMARMGGQRMGPFGGAAPPKEAPKDDEALREPEAPADAQDEPVAEREEAPEATSPETLVVPRRTAAPRTRRAKAEPQAAAAQVPVPTYEAADAGSDQAANVGAAETSAPAVPGAMPGAEPAAEDAQAESVTKTTQQPTAEAAATGAVLSQTVPTEATSTEAVPTDPSTKALKDESAAEPFAPDISEPLQTSSAREPEAAVTAVTQAPTEAPFARAAPHPTETVQESQPPSDLSPYATEATATEPTSAPAPTPSDTLASVLDEPQQDYNVLHGSNAAPFPSTQDAPVIPAEVLHGPTPGIEDARAAEVHRAPSTLPPKVPPMYPTNDAILPTSVPNTSNHLPPSEPLARYAPPAPTTAPLVPPTEPLGSTDIAPSIGAPVVGPTPGMAHIPQMETPPIVTPDVVPQARAVPPPRSVPPPSLRRQSGPEPISAHVTPLDLKTDDEADDFSSQRAQLEQLLGESGGSALPYVSQNAPHAEQEPAATEAPSFSRVTRIDPSKEGAQEQPPAQTSRTLDAPSQGASLLRANSNRSTHAAPMFVPSPSDLSFPSTSPTFPSPLLIPSEIPEAPKEEAAPQEAPLSEAEQESERRAAIAQRLARMGGQRIAGLPGMPPPPQRQSVPETEAIPPPATPSSPPEAPVVPQEPVMPEVPAAATPDTSSTHPRRPVRRAPTLPPNHQAADEAVSPATAVGTDVLGESTAPPARAPPSRPPPTRAPPPPAASGPSPYAEDA, encoded by the coding sequence ATGTCCTTTCCTGCCTATGTCCAGTCGATTGTGAAATACAAGAGCCCGCACCCCCAGGATTTATCCTTTGTGAAGGGGGCTACGATTCGTGTGCTCGGTCTCGCTGAACGTCCGAccgatgacgacgacgatgacgacgaaGAAGATCGCTGGTACATTGGCGAGCTCATTGATCGCTCACGAAAGGGCCAGTTTCCAGCTAGCCTGGTGACTCCTGTCGATGCGCCACGAGAGGAGCAGGAGGACGCGGCAGCTGTAAAGACCGCGGCACCACCCAACTTGGACTCGACCGCGGCACCTGCGCCGGTGGCCGTGCCACTCAGCACACTCCCAACCAGCGCCATTGCGCCGGAAACTAGTGGTGCTGATGACGTTGCGCCTAGTGTACCAAAAGAACAGGACACTGTGCCgggcctcgagcacgctATGCAGCATGCATCACTATCGGACACCGCAGCACCGAGTGGAGCACATGTGCCGGTCCCCGAGGCGCCTACGGCGGGCGAGCGTGCCCCGCAAGTCGCACCGGGCCTGGAGAGCGTACCTGCGTCGGAGCCAAGTGATGTGCCGGCAGTtgcggcaccggcgccgagcgtgccagAGAGCGCAACATCCCCGACAACGGCGCCAGAGGTCGCccctgctgcgccggcgacccagaccgagcccgagccgaaAGCAGCGCTGGCAGAAGAACCCAAAGCAAGCGAGGCAGCTGCACCTGCTGCGCCCAAAGAGCCTGCCTCCGAGGCGCCCCCGCAAGCAGCCCGTGTACCCGACGCAGACGCACCCGATCCCAGCCGCATGTCGCTTCGTGATCGCATCGCAGCCTTTAACAAATCCGCCGAAAAGGCACCGCCACCCATCCCCAAGGGCAAGCCCGGCGGCTGGAAACGCCCTCCGCCGCCAGAGAATGGCCAGAAGCCGCCGATGCCTGCGACCGCGGAGGCGGCTATcccggccgctgcgccgccgccccacGCTACTGCCGACCCTACCGAGGTGGACGCCGTGCGCAACGATACGTCAGGCTCGTTCAGCGCTTCGGATGCCAAGAGCAGCATCAAGATGAGCTTGAAGGAGCGCATGGCCGCACTGCAACGCACCGACGCAGAAGCCAAAGCggctgcaccgccgcccCCTCGCAAGTTGAgccgcgacgtgcctgTGGAAGAAGCGGGAGCCGAAGCCGAGGAGCCGAGCGAGGACGaagcggcacgtcgcgcggcgctcgcacaGCGTATGGCGCGCATGGGAGGACAGCGCATGGGTCCGTTTGGCggggctgcgccgccgaaggAGGCGCCAAAGGACGACGAAGCACTCAGagagcccgaggcgcctgcAGATGCCCAGGATGAGCCtgtggccgagcgcgaagaGGCGCCTGAGGCTACGTCGCCTGAAACGCTCGTCGTTCCCCGCCGCACGGCTGCGCCCCGCACAAGGCGCGCGAAGGCCGAGCCccaggcggccgccgcacaAGTCCCGGTGCCGACCTacgaggcggcggacgcTGGCTCGGACCAAGCGGCAAATGTGGGTGCAGCGGAAACGTCCGCGCCTGCCGTTCCGGGCGCAATGCCAGGGGCCGAGCCGGCTGCCGAGGATGCACAAGCCGAGTCTGTTACCAAGACCACGCAACAGCCCactgccgaggccgcggcgaccggAGCCGTGCTTTCACAGACTGTGCCTACCGAGGCCACGTCTACCGAGGCAGTGCCTACCGATCCCAGTACCAAAGCCTTGAAAGACGAATCCGCGGCGGAGCCTTTTGCTCCGGACATTTCAGAGCCTCTGCAAACTTCGTCTGCACGCGAACCCGAGGCTGCTGTTACGGCTGTTACGCAAGCGCCTACCGAGGCGCCTTtcgcgcgtgccgcaccCCACCCCACCGAAACTGTACAGGAATCCCAACCCCCATCTGACCTTTCGCCCTATgcgaccgaggcgacggcgacggaGCCGACGAGTGCTCCGGCACCTACGCCGAGCGATACGCTAGCAtccgtgctcgacgagccacAGCAGGACTACAATGTGCTGCACGGTTCGAACGCGGCACCGTTCCCATCGACGCAGGATGCGCCAGTCATCCCTGCCGAGGTTCTACATGGACCTACGCCTGGTATCGAGgatgcgcgtgccgccgaggtgcaccgtgcgccctcgacgctgccgcCCAAGGTGCCGCCGATGTACCCCACGAACGATGCGATTCTTCCCACGTCCGTGCCCAACACTTCGAACCACCTTCCTCCGTCGGAGCCGCTTGCGCGCTACGCGCCTCCTGCGCCGACCACTGCGCCGCTTGTGCCCCCGACCGAGCCCCTGGGATCGACCGACATTGCCCCTtcgatcggcgcgccggtcgtcgGCCCGACGCCGGGCATGGCGCACATTCCGCAGATGGAAACGCCGCCGATTGTCACGCCGGATGTCGTACCGCAAGCCCGTGCTGTGCCCCCGCCTCGCTCCGTGCCTccgccgtcgctgcgcaggcaGAGTGGCCCGGAACCGATCTCTGCGCACGTCACGCCGCTCGATCTCAAgaccgacgacgaggccgatGACTTCTCGTCGCAGCGTgcacagctcgagcagctgctggGCGAGTCGGGCGGATCAGCCTTGCCGTACGTCAGCCAGaatgcgccgcacgcggaGCAGGAGCCGGCCGCGACTGAGGCACCGTCCTTTTCGCGCGTGACGCGCATCGATCCCTCGAAAGAGGGGGCGCAGGAGCAGCCGCCGGCGCAAACCTCGCGGACGCTCGATGCCCCGTCGCAGGGCGCttcgctgctgcgtgcgaaCTCGAACCGGTCCACGCATGCCGCCCCGATGTTTGTGCCCTCGCCGTCGGACTTGTCGTTCCCTTCGACGTCGCCCACATTCCCATCGCCGCTGCTTATCCCGTCGGAAATCCCAGAAGCGCCCAAGGAGGAGGCAGCTCCGCAAGAGGCGCCTCTGTCCGAGGCTGAGCAAGagagcgagcgccgcgctgcgatTGCACAGCGCCTTGCCCGCATGGGCGGCCAGCGTATCGCTGGCCTGCCGGGCAtgccaccgccgccgcagagGCAATCGGTGCCGGAGACGGAAGCGATTccgccgcccgcgacgccgtctTCGCCGCCCGAGGCCCCAGTCGTGCCGCAGGAGCCCGTTATGCCCGAGGTGcctgcagcggcgacgccagacacgtcgagcacgcaTCCCCGCCGcccggtgcgccgtgcgccgaccTTGCCGCCGAATCACCAGGCGGCTGACGAGGCTGTTTCGCCCGCGACCGCCGTCGGTACCGatgtgctcggcgagtcgaccgcgccgccggcgcgtgcccCTCCGTCGCGTCCGCCCCCCACGCGTGCACCCCCGCCTCCTGCTGCGTCTGGCCCTTCACCGTACGCTGAGGACGCATAG
- the POP5 gene encoding ribonuclease P (EggNog:ENOG503P7BH; COG:J) produces the protein MPRVPSLNAYTITKALRASLQHNFGDAAAGAYGGPLTCKYYSNLSGLAIVRCARDGMRYVWGSATLLHAIDAKPVRICVYACSGTIRKLQHKAIAIDKHYILRLENAKDRANTAPPPDVVMADQDWSAMDDDDLGMRVDEEPHEDQKEAAGPDEHLGESEQVSSTTAKLLAQSRSDIMNISN, from the exons ATGCCCCGCGTGCCGTCGTTAAACGCCTATACCATCACGAAAGCGCTTCGAGCATCGCTGCAGCACAATttcggcgacgcggcggccggcgcgtacggcggACCGCTAACGTGCAAATACTATTCTAATCTGTCAGGGCTCGCGATTGTACGctgtgcgcgcgacggcatGCGGTACGTCTGGGGCTCGGCGACTCTGCTTCATGCGATCGACGCGAAGCCGGTACGAATCTGCGTATACGCATGCAGTG GGACCATCCGAAAACTGCAGCACAAGGCCATTGCGATCGACAAGCACTATATCCTCCGGCTGGAAAATGCCAAGGACCGGGCAAATACCGCGCCTCCCCCAGACGTTGTCATGGCCGACCAGGACTGGTCCGCGATGGACGATGATGATCTCGGGATGCGTGTTGACGAAGAGCCTCACGAGGACCAAAAAGAGGCGGCAGGGCCGGACGAACACCTCGGCGAATCTGAACAAGTCTCCAGCACGACGGCAAAACTGTTGGCGCAGAGCCGTTCCGATATCATGAACATTTCCAATTAG
- a CDS encoding uncharacterized protein (EggNog:ENOG503PD79; COG:B), with protein sequence MLADQPKRQGMPAHALGNVAEHPVQVHNREVLPETGPTPQDADAEDAALVLEGLTMDGTLAFNQHRGREAMRRAIDDARDMDGRDAQRELAHEGIVDPIEYPLCAHEAAKVASCKMLNFPPETESENCDTEQCPMLSACSNNSLLKLSSVTESSLGWGLGWAMAAAQEIGHFDQMQAAAKIFKSPSITPERVSVLTAIIRTLPTYEQTEALMDVYERRAQTFVHNVVHMPTMRREVQIFYALNSPLHRACATDKTETCWLGLLLMVLVIGLRFRETNNPKLEGLLGRFTDMRFASLWYSATKTVLVLSGYNGSQALSVLQTILLLMFQCPQSASHSPSLLRIAISNAQSMGLHRLGDLSNQPKPDEQVEYAVRREMAKRIWWALAICDWRNAAASTVPYVIQPHQCNTPLPGNYNHSDLMRVPFPPPHPRDELTEMSFTLSVIELSKVTRENVDWVDTLELQQATDGKPRQLSCDQVRALDVKYNAALTEAPIFSDRGVEYMSAELIEVQRWAFQQSVFNRLLQVHRIGLSKKQARNCCVELARKVLCMQKTIRSRSDLADKLVMNMLQSFNATTLLCLDLLYTPPTAIQRDTIRAEILEGLTGMCQAAKAGGLTPRGIRIVHTLLDEEQAQWEETQRREKAGAPPRTRTDFLNMALRVARISRMTEPLVSADQCEEMPPKRESTPPPSVVEMQDNPLNAFPPLQPTLTAFDPYQMGPSGFEVSNAQSPATNMDFDLQKFLENFELPASDPKLTGTVDPNYEMMQYDMSMPNPTAPAPAPVQGLDRSWSDRSDSTRTDPSVSDSLSMMVPGLSHSSSPSARSGSGSSQNGRSPSGHSPSSHMDGFWDWILSQGLRTDSPNAAPVPDMLSNAQAAFPDMFGTTQSATPALSAPAPQAGLDANYPNKAPMPNAMPNAMSIDQPSQQPVFPF encoded by the coding sequence ATGCTCGCTGACCAGCCCAAGCGACAGGGCATGCCTGCTCATGCGCTGGGCAATGTTGCAGAACACCCCGTGCAGGTGCACAaccgcgaggtgctgccAGAGACTGGTCCGACGCCGCAGGATGCCGATGCGGAAGACGCAGCGCTCGTACTCGAGGGACTTACCATggacggcacgctcgctTTTAACCAGCACCGcgggcgcgaggcgatgcgccgtgccattgacgacgcgcgcgacatgGATGGAAGGGACGcacagcgcgagctcgctcACGAAGGCATCGTCGACCCGATCGAGTACCCGCTCTGTGCGCACGAAGCGGCCAAAGTCGCCTCGTGCAAGATGCTCAACTTTCCCCCAGAGACCGAGTCGGAGAACTGCGACACGGAGCAGTGCCCGATGCTCTCCGCGTGCAGCAACAATAGTCTGCTGAAGCTCAGCAGCGTCACCGAATCGTCGCTGGGCTGGGGCCTTGGATGGGCGATGGCTGCCGCTCAGGAGATTGGGCACTTTGACCAGatgcaggccgccgccaaGATCTTCAAGTCGCCGTCGATCACGCCGGAGCGTGTATCGGTGCTGACCGCCATCATCCGCACTCTGCCTACCTACGAGcagaccgaggcgctgatgGACGTGTACGAGCGTCGTGCCCAGACGTTTGTCCACAATGTCGTGCACATGCccacgatgcgccgcgaagTCCAAATCTTTTACGCGCTCAACAGCCcgctgcaccgcgcgtGTGCCACGGACAAGACCGAGACGTGCTGGCTGGGCCTCCTGCTGATGGTGCTCGTGATTGGCTTGCGGTTCCGCGAGACAAACAACCCCAAGCTCGAGGGGCTGCTCGGGCGCTTTACGGATATGCGCTTTGCCTCGCTCTGGTACAGTGCGACAAAGACGGTGCTCGTCCTCTCGGGCTACAATGGATCCCAGGCGCTCTCGGTTTTACAGACAATCCTCTTGCTCATGTTCCAGTGCCCGCAGTCGGCGAGCCactcgccgtcgctccTGCGCATCGCCATCTCGAATGCACAGAGCATGGGACTGCACCGTCTCGGCGATCTCTCGAATCAGCCCAAGCCGGACGAGCAGGTGGAATatgccgtgcgccgcgagatgGCCAAGCGCATCTGGTGGGCGCTCGCCATCTGCGACTGGCGCaatgcggcggcgagcacggTGCCGTACGTAATCCAGCCGCACCAGTGCAATACACCGCTCCCTGGTAACTACAACCACAGCGACCTGATGCGCGTGCCGTTTCCCCCGCCGCATccccgcgacgagctgacGGAAATGTCCTTTACGCTGTCGGTGATTGAACTGAGCAAGGTTACTAGGGAGAATGTCGACTGGGTCGATACACTCGAGCTCCAGCAGGCGACCGATGGCAAGCCGCGCCAGCTGAGCTGCGATCAGGTCCGTGCACTGGACGTCAAGTACAACGCCGCGctcaccgaggcgcccatCTTTTCGGATCGCGGCGTCGAGTACAtgagcgccgagctcatCGAGGTCCAGCGTTGGGCATTCCAGCAGAGTGTGTTTAACCGCCTCTTGCAGGTGCACAGGATCGGCCTCAGCAAGAAGCAGGCTCGGAACTGCTGCGTGGAGCTGGCACGCAAGGTACTCTGCATGCAAAAGACGAtccgctcgcgcagcgacctCGCGGACAAGCTCGTGATGAACATGCTTCAGAGCTTTAATGCGACAACGCTTCTGTGTCTTGACCTGCTCTATACGCCGCCTACTGCTATACAGCGCGACACCATCCGCGCCGAGATCCTCGAGGGATTGACCGGCATGTGCCAGGCAGCCAAGGCAGGCGGCCTCACGCCGCGTGGTATCCGGATTGTGCACACGCTCttggacgaggagcaggcccAATGGGAAGAAACACAGCGCCGTGAAAAGGCCGGCGCTCCGCCCCGCACACGCACCGACTTCCTCAAcatggcgctgcgcgtcgcgcgcatctCGCGCATGACCGAACCTTTGGTATCGGCCGATCAGTGCGAGGAAAtgccgccgaagcgcgagTCGACCccaccgccgagcgtggTAGAGATGCAGGACAACCCGCTGAATGCATTTCCCCCGCTCCAGCCAACGCTCACGGCCTTTGACCCGTACCAGATGGGACCGAGCGGATTCGAGGTGTCGAATGCACAGTCGCCCGCGACCAACATGGACTTTGACCTGCAAAAGTTCCTGGAAAACTTTGAATTGCCTGCTTCGGATCCCAAGCTTACAGGGACCGTCGATCCGAACTATGAGATGATGCAATATGATATGTCGATGCCGAATCCGactgcaccggcgccggcgccagTCCAGGGCCTGGACAGGTCCTGGTCAGATCGGAGCGACTCTACTCGGACCGATCCTTCGGTCTCCGACTCACTGTCGATGATGGTGCCGGGACTGAGTCACTCGAGCAGTCCCAGTGCACGGTCCGGCTCTGGTTCTTCACAGAACGGACGGAGTCCTTCAGGGCACAGTCCTTCTTCGCATATGGATGGGTTCTGGGACTGGATTCTTTCGCAGGGCTTGCGTACGGACAGCCCCAATGCCGCTCCTGTGCCGGACATGCTTTCCAATGCCCAGGCAGCATTCCCGGATATGTTTGGCACCACCCAGTCTGCAACGCCGGCTttgtcggcgccggccccTCAGGCTGGGCTCGACGCAAACTATCCCAACAAAGCGCCCATGCCTAATGCCATGCCTAATGCCATGTCTATCGACCAGCCTTCGCAACAGCCTGTATTCCCATTTTGA
- a CDS encoding uncharacterized protein (EggNog:ENOG503NXUN; COG:D): MSSAVRTYRGQTREQVQEHRAAVLDVREAQKRALGAQEYVAACARAEPQQVARIVDIPQVDGVPAFPERDWIHVQLMQLVRDLNVPWLVLLQTECAAERPTCASLHVGKDVYLCPTHGDGRACTALEYIHHALDGVAKQLSSTQAFPPQQPIPTRSVRLFGTACKQLARIFLHIYHHHPALFARCEADTALYARFRLLSERFTLFPADALPVEP; the protein is encoded by the exons ATGAGtagcgccgtgcgcacctACCGCGGCCAGACGCGCGAGCAAGTGCAGGAGCACCGGGCGGCGGTGCTGGatgtgcgcgaggcgcagaaGCGCGCGTTGGGCGCACAAGAGTAcgtcgccgcgtgcgcgcgtgcggagcCCCAGCAagtcgcgcgcatcgtcgacaTCCCCCAAGTCGATGGTGTGCCTGCCTTTCCTGAGCGTGATTGGATTCATGTGCAGCTGAT GCAACTTGTGCGTGATCTCAATGTCCCGTGGCTTGTCTTGCTCCAGAccgagtgcgccgccgagcgcccgaCGTGTGCTTCGCTACACGTCGGCAAAGACGTGTATCTGTGCCCCACCCACGGTGATGGGCGTGCATGCACTGCGCTCGAGTACATTCATCATGCGCTGGACGGCGTTGCAAAGCAGCTGTCGTCGACGCAAGCCTTCCCCCCCCAGCAGCCGATCCCCACGCGGAGCGTGCGTTTGTTTGGCACTGCCTGCAAGCAGCTTGCGCGTATCTTTTTGCATATCTACCACCACCATCCTGCCCTATTCGCGCGGTGCGAGGCGGATACGGCGCTCTACGCACGGTTCCGTCTGCTGTCGGAGCGCTTTACTCTGTTTCCGGCCGACGCACTGCCGGTAGAGCCTTGA
- a CDS encoding uncharacterized protein (COG:O; EggNog:ENOG503NYH4): MGASHSRSARERESRSPPPERPLRRTRDESESHDNDVQEPHARRRRLGLSRSLGLDRNEEDRPPRASRMLPRRLRSNWGRTDEGEEEPQTGDPLAAERRETLRMIERVLGRERAAAVTSRADPPAADSAPAPSSSHPRLDPAALRGSLPDSERTQRDTQQGHRPSSAFGTLLSEVLGASRAGAPGSQQPHSLSGTSVIVQGALVAHTAPSDRNRTASSATDTSAAADAPNADTPASTGTSAATGTSAADASAPQPPPEGASGTRESGMPHAASLEEQGEMLGRILRIATAATAASLVSNLPPGTPITGSFPPNGAPAPAPAPSEGPTNSNPAPTVPMPPNPETTSSSTPQGTTSQGRTPGSRLGSELLERLTAISSRVRNPERTPSSPAPAPAPPESEAMSTISRLMREALRASVAAHTPRPSATPDAHTNDSPASSVLSTLENARHGNPITEGEPGTFERFLHDLLQDLGAAVLGIDHSGEARSSEATAAPSDAGPSTRASTEPPRGAEEADPAVRARREGDLSCGQLSFFRLYRFERNEESSLIPCVLVGVRSLRADERLMGNEERNEDGQNNTSRFILFVSGGRYHDDHPLLTARPRDAGRDLMFMMELLGTMAAMSNKPQTASASDIARSGLRRVAASELAGLREQGEVTENTSEKCLVCLEDWQPADECRILTCHHAFHAACVDKWLEQSSNSCPLCTSLY; the protein is encoded by the coding sequence ATGGGTGCGTCGCAttcgcggagcgcgcgcgagcgcgagtcCCGGTccccgccgcccgagcggcCGTTGCGGCGGACGCGGGACGAGAGCGAGTCGCACGATAACGATGTGCAGGAGCcgcacgcccggcgccgccgcctgggcCTATCGCGGAGCCTAGGACTTGACCGCAACGAAGAGGAtcgtccgccgcgtgcgaGCCGGATGCTtccgcggcgcctgcgctcgaaTTGGGGTCGCACGGACGAAGGCGAAGAAGAGCCGCAGACTGGCGACCCTCTTGctgcggagcgccgcgaaaCGCTCCGCATGATTGAGCGtgtcctcggccgcgagcgcgctgcggctgtgacgtcgcgtgcggatccgccggcggccgatAGTGCACCTGCCCCATCCTCATCGCATCCGCGATTGGACCCAGCTGCACTCCGGGGATCGCTGCCTGATTCCGAGCGAACACAGCGCGACACGCAACAGGGACACCGCCCTTCGTCGGCCTTTGGCACACTCCTTTCCGAAGTGctgggcgcgtcgcgtgcaggcgctccggGTAGCCAGCAGCCCCACTCCTTGTCGGGCACCTCGGTCATTGTGCAGGGCGCGCTCGTTGCGCATACGGCACCGAGCGATCGGAATAGGACAGCGTCGAGTGCGACAGACACATCGGCGGCTGCCGACGCCCCGAATGCCGACACGCCGGCTTCCACGGGCACGTCGGCTGCCACAGGCACATCGGCTGCGGATGCCTCTGCTCCGCAGCCACCACCAGAGGGTGCAAGTGGCACGCGCGAATCGGGTAtgccgcacgctgcgtcgctcgaggaaCAGGGCGAGATGCTCGGCCGTATTTTGCGGATCGCGACGGCCGCAACGGCCGCATCGCTGGTCAGCAACCTGCCGCCAGGCACCCCCATCACTGGGTCGTTTCCCCCGAACggggcgcccgcgcccgcgccggccccGAGCGAAGGGCCGACCAACTCCAACCCCGCCCCAACTGTACCTATGCCTCCCAACCCCGAGACGACTTCATCCTCTACCCCCCAAGGCACCACCTCCCAGGGACGCACGCCGGGCAGCcggctcggcagcgagctcctggagcgcctcacggcgatctcgtcgcgcgtgcgcaacccggagcgcacgccgagctcgcctgcgcctgcgcctgcaccgcccGAGTCCGAGGCCATGTCGACGATCTCGCGTCtgatgcgcgaggcgcttcgtgcgtcggtcgcggcgcataCGCCGCGTcccagcgcgacgccggatGCGCACACGAACGACTCGCCTGCGTCCTCCGTCCTTTCCACACTTGAAAACGCACGCCACGGCAACCCCATTACCGAGGGCGAGCCGGGCACCTTTGAGCGATTCCTGCACGACTTGCTCCAGGACCTCGGTGCGGCGGTGCTTGGCATCGACCacagcggcgaggcgcgctcgtccgaggcgaCAGCTGCGCCGTCGGATGCGGGCCCCTCGACGCGTGCCTCgaccgagccgccgcgcggcgccgaggaggcggaTCCTGCcgtccgtgcgcgccgcgaagGCGATCTGAGCTGCGGCCAACTCTCCTTTTTCCGTTTGTACCGCTTTGAGCGGAACGAGGAGTCGTCGCTGATCCCATGCGTCCTAGTCGGCGTGCGGAGCCTGCGAGCTGATGAGCGTTTGATGGGcaacgaggagcgcaacgAGGATGGGCAGAACAATACCTCGCGCTTCATTCTCTTTGTGAGTGGCGGGCGCTACCACGACGACCACCCCCTGCTGACCGCGCGCccccgcgacgcgggcCGCGATCTGATGTTTATGATGGAGCTCCTCGGGACGATGGCCGCGATGAGCAACAAGCCGCAGACTGCGAGCGCGTCTGATATTGCACGcagcggcctgcgccgcgtcgcggcctcGGAGCTCGCTGGGCTGCGTGAGCAGGGCGAGGTCACGGAAAACACGAGCGAAAAGTGTCTCGTGTGCCTCGAAGACTGGCAGCCGGCAGACGAGTGCCGTATCCTCACCTGCCACCACGCGTTTCACGCGGCATGCGTCGACAAGTGGCTCGAGCAGAGCTCCAATTCGTGTCCTCTGTGTACGTCTCTCTACTAA